Sequence from the Castanea sativa cultivar Marrone di Chiusa Pesio chromosome 12, ASM4071231v1 genome:
CTTCCTCTGTTGCTCTGTTCTTCTATATCTTGACTTCCCTTGTTTTCTTCTATATCTGAAGCAATTGATTCTTTGACAATAGATTCAGTTTGACCAGAAGACTTCTTCTTTtgatactccccctcaagatggACTAGAGGCAAATGAATATTGATCAGTCCCATCTTGGAAATGAGTTCTGAGAACTGGTTAAAACTCAAAGCCTTAGTTAGCACATCAGCCAATTGGCAATGAGTCCTGACATGAATCAACTTTATCACCTTAGCCAACACCTTGTCCCTGACCACATGACAATCAATCTCTATGTGTTTGGTTTTTTCATGAAACACCGGATTGGAACCAATATGGAGAACTGACTGACTATCACAAAAGAGCAAAGCTTCTCTGTCATGCCTTAATTGAATATCCCTTTGAAGATAAAGAATCCATACGACTTCACATGTAGCTACTGTCATTGCTCTATATTCAGCTTCTACTGAAGACCGTGAAACAGTGGACTGTTTCTTAGATTTCCAAGAAATTAAGGAGTCACCAATGAATATGCAATATCCAGTCACTGATCTTCTTGTGTCTGGACATGCAGCCCAATTTGAATCAGTAAAGCCCTTTACATGCAACTTTGAGGCAGCTGAAAAGAACATTCCCTTCCCTGGTTCATTCTTCAAATATTGCAAGACTCTATAGGTTGCTTCAAGGTGTGGTTTTCTAGACTTAGACATAAATTGACTCAACTTACGATCAGCATAAGTGATGTCAGGTCTGGTGATTGTCAGATATAGCAGCCTCCCCACCAATCTTCTGTACTTGTTGGGATCATTGAGCAAATCACCATCATACTTGCTCAACTTAAGATTCTACTCCATTGGGACCTTGGAAGGTTTACAACCAAGCATACCATCATCAATTAGTACTTCCAAAGCATACTTTCTTTGACAAAGAGCTATACCCTTATCAGTCCTTGCAACTTCAAACCAAGGAAAAACTTTAAATCTCCTAAATCCTTGAGCTTGAACCTTTGATCCAATAAAACCTTGAACTGATCTACCTTATCCTTGTCATTGTTGGCAATTAATACATCATCCACATAGATTAATAAAGCAATAAAGGACTCACCTTGCTGTCTAGTAAACAGTGAGTAATCTGCTTTGGGTTGCACAAAGCCTAATTGAATCAAGGCTTCAGAGAACTTGGAGAACCATTGTCTGGATGCTTGCTTTAAGCCATAAAAAGATTTGTTTAATTTGCAAATAGCCTTCCCCTTGCTGTGGAAGCCAAGTGGAAGAGCCATATAAACATCCTCAAGTAAATCTCCATGAAGGAAGGCATTGTTGACATCAAGTTGGCTTAAAAACCAGCCTTTCATAGCAGCCACCGCCAACAAGCACTTCACAGAAACCATTTTGGCAACTGGACTGAAGGTCTCAATATAATCCAAACCTTCTTTTTGGGTAAATCCCTTTCCAACCAACCAAGCCTTGTACCTCTCCACAGAGCCATTAGACTTATACTTAACCCGGTAGACCCACTTACAACCAATGGCCTTTTTGTTGGGTGGAAGAGGAGTAAGAGTCCAAGTGTTATTTGCCTCCAATGCTGCAATTTCAACATCCATGGCAACTTGCCATTTAGGGTCAGACACAGCTTGAGAATGGTATTGTGGTTCAACAATAGCAGAAATGGAACAACAAAATGATTTATAAGATGGAGACAAGTGAtcataagaaagaaaagaagaaagaggatgAAATGTACCTGACTGAGGCAGATTAGGAGTAGGAATTGGGGATACCTGACTGCAATGGTAAGCTTAAAGATAAGATGGAGGTTTAGAAACTCTAGTAGACCTCCTAAGATGAGGATTAGGAACCAAGGGCTCATTTGAAGCCTCAGGCAGATCCTGAGGAAGATCTTCATCAATATCATGATGAATATCAATAATAGTGTCATCAGAAATGTTATGGGAAGAAGTTGAAGGAAGGGAAGGATAATGTGGAGGAGTATCATAAAAGGAAGGTGGAATAGGGGTCATGATAGGAAGTGGAATAAgagcagaagaagaggaaataGCTTTACCCACAGGAAAAGGGAAAAACTGTCTCATGGAAAACTACATCCCTAAACACAAGAATAGTGTGAGATAAGAGATCAAAGACCTTATAACCCTTGATATTATAGGGATATCCAAGAGAAACACACTTCCTTGCTCTAGGAGAGAACTTGGAGGACTTAGAACCAGTTGTGGAAGCAAAACATAGACAACCAAAAGTTCTAAGATGGGAATAAGAAGGAACCTTTCCAAACAGAAGTTCATAGGGAGTTTTATGTTGTAAAAGATGAGAGGGCAGCCTATTAATGAGATAGACAGCAGTGAGCACACAATCACCCCAAAATGAAAGAGGCAGATTGGATTGGAGTTGTAAAGCCTTAGCAGTAGACAAGATATGTTGGTGTTTTCTCTCCATAACagaattttgttgtggagtataAACACAACAAGTTTGATGAATTATGCCTTTAGCAGAATAAAACTCGAAAAGTTTgaattcaagagcattatcagatctaATACATTTGATTTTAACATTGAATTGAGTTAAAACCATGTTATAAAAAGAAACAATCAAGGTTTTGACTTCAGACTTGGCCTTCATGAGAAAAAGCCAAGTTGCCCTGGTTGCATCATCAACCAAAGTAAGGAAATATCTATGACTAGCTGAGGTAGGAACAGAAAAAGGACCCCAAACATCCATATGCACCAAATCAAAAGGAGAATCAcacattttattattgaatgGAAAGGGCAATTTTTTCTGCTTTGCCAATGGACAAAAAGTTTTGGTACAACAATTTtgcaagaaaggaaaaacattgCTTAAAGATTGAAGCTTAACATCAGAGAGATGTCGTAGTCTAGAATGCCACGGGGAAGACATACTATTGTGGTGAGAATTAGAAGAAAAAGCAGTCAAAGAACCTATGTTGTGCTTAGACAGGAAATCAGCTAGAGAGCTAGAAGCTGAGAACAAGCTTGATTGTTGCAGCAGGTACAAACCATCAGACATTTGTCCCACTCCAATTGTGCTCCAGTTGGTAAGGTCTTGTATAAAGCAATGGGCAGaaaggaaaacaagaaaaagggGTTGTGTCTTTAGTCAAGGAACTGACAgataaaagattaaaagaaaatgaaggtaCACAAAGAACATTTGTAAGGACAAGATGTGAAGAAAGTTGAATTGTTCCAACATGTGTGACAGCAACTGATTCCCCATTAGGCAATTGGACCATAGAATGTGAAATAGCAGTAATTGAGTTTTGTAAACTCACAAAACAAACTATGTGATCAGTAGCCCCAGTATCAATAACCCAAGTCTCCATGTTATAGGCTTTTCTATTAAGAAGCTGAGCCAAATGAACAAAATTTCATGACTGAGGCTAGTGGTGGAACAAGAATTTCAGGAATGAGGGGCCAAAgtaataacaaatataaaaatttaaaccatttaaaaagattatatgagaattgagaaatctaaaatttttggaGGGGGTTATCCatatatttttgtgaaaattttagccaaatttgagggtaaattttgaaaagttgggTTGGGGGATGCCCTCCCCATTTGTAGTTCTGCCTCTGATTAAGGCCTACTTGCAAATTGCAACAAGAATTGGACAAATGGGCAATAACAATTGAGACTAGAACCAATGTGGAAGTATGTAAAGAAGTTGTGGCCGAAGGATAgtgacaaaaaattttaagttttccATATGTATTAATTGTTAttaggattttgctaatgtgtgctctaagggcacacaataattatttatttttgaaaaaaaaattctcaaaaattaaaaaggtaaTAACAGCTTTTTTTAGTTCTCAgaaaatttttatcataaatagATAGTTTAATGTGTgctttaagggcacacattaaccggacccttGTTATTATAAGGGGAAGATATTTATAGAGGCAATCAAAATTGAGCAAGGTGAATGGCTAACAAACCGTAGGAACATTGCCACATTGGGAATTACTCTATAGAACACTTCAATGAACCATTCTCTTCTGCGCATCCTCGCCCCGAGGCATCCAAGCAATTTGGAAGAGTTAATCCAACACTGCATTTTTCCTTGAGAGAAGCAAGATTGTGCAGGTCCTCTACTTGTTAAGATATAAAAATGAGTCCTCAGCATTTTACTGTTTTAGCCGCACATTTTCTTTGTTagatatttgggttttttttcctatttatttgaaaaaatatatatatatatatatatttttgtaatgaTAAATTGGTtagaatattttgttatttccattttcttaatgtaagaatataagaaaattcACTTGAAaacttatcaatttttaaataaataagaatagtaCATATACGACAACCTCCCCTAAGGTTTATCATAATGATATTCCCCTTTAATCATTTGTATAAATGAATTTTGGCGTTTGAGGGAGGTGAGGGGTATGTTAAAATAGGATGTGATAACTTTCCGCACTTCATCATGTTGAGGAAgacattaaaatttagatttttggcATGATGTATGTAGGAACCTTTAAGGAGATTTTATCAATTATGGACATGGATTCAATGGTCATTTTGAAAACATACACAaacctttttctcttttttttttttaagaagaaaaacacacacaaacttGGTAGATAAAAAATGAACAGTCAAGATTTAAGCGACTAAAATACAATTAGAAGAAGGTATAATTTATTCTCCAAAAAGTacctaaaaaaaagtaaattacaaattaaactattaaaatttaAGGTATTTAAATTTTGCATCCTAAATTATAGAGATGTGTAaattttatatctaaaaaatagtaaaatacatACACCTCAAACTTTAGAAATAAAagccaaattttaaaatgtcaaagtgtaaaattcaaattttaaaaaataaaatttcaattctaaaatttaaagttgtattacaacaaataaaaaaaattgcacacgGCACTTAAAAGAAGAACATTgatctttctccaaaaaaaaaagaaaaaaaaaagaacattgaTCTGTGTTACATTTCATTTGCATCGTCATCCTCTCGCTGTCTGTCGGTCTGTTGTGTATACATCGCATCGTTCGTTGcggtaaattcaattgaaatggAAACGGAAGTAGGTGGCCTACCCATGGTGAGAGTTCAAGCCATAGCCGAATCCAAACTTTCACAGGTCCCACCTCAATACATCCAACCTCCACACAACCGCCCTCACCACCACTCctccaccgccaccgccaccgccaccgccaccgccagCGCCACCATCCCCACAATCGACCTATTCGAATTCAACCCGACCCACCTCCCCTCACTCCGCTCCACAATCGCACAAGCCTGCACAGACTACGGAGCCTTCCACGTCACCAACCACGGCGTCCCCACCCAGCTCCTCCGCCAAATCAAGACCACCGGCCTCACTTTCTTCAACCACAGCTCCATCAACGACAAGCTCACCTACTCCTGCGACCCTCACTCCTTCGCTTCCCAAGGCTACGGCTCCCGCATGCTCCTCAACGACGAAAACGACACCGTCGTTTTGGACTGGCGAGACTACTTCGACCACCACACTCTCCCCCTCTCTCGTCGAGACCCATCTCGCTGGCCCCACTTCCCTGAAAACTACAGAGAAACCGTGGCCAGCTACAGCGATGAAATGAAGGGTTTGGCTCAGAAGCTCATGGGTTTGATCTCTGAGAGCCTTGGGCTTAGAGGGTCGTACATAGAAGACGCTGTGGGTGAGTTGTACCAGAACA
This genomic interval carries:
- the LOC142619297 gene encoding jasmonate-induced oxygenase 1 isoform X2, with the translated sequence METEVGGLPMVRVQAIAESKLSQVPPQYIQPPHNRPHHHSASATIPTIDLFEFNPTHLPSLRSTIAQACTDYGAFHVTNHGVPTQLLRQIKTTGLTFFNHSSINDKLTYSCDPHSFASQGYGSRMLLNDENDTVVLDWRDYFDHHTLPLSRRDPSRWPHFPENYRETVASYSDEMKGLAQKLMGLISESLGLRGSYIEDAVGELYQNITISYYPPCPQPDLTLGLQSHSDMGAITLLIQDDVGGLEVLKDDQWITVDPLSDAILVILADQTEIITNGKYRSAVHRAVTNATQARLSVATFHDPAKAVKISPSSELVNGASPRYREVVYGDYVSSWYTKGPDGKRNIDSLLLN
- the LOC142619297 gene encoding jasmonate-induced oxygenase 1 isoform X1 — encoded protein: METEVGGLPMVRVQAIAESKLSQVPPQYIQPPHNRPHHHSSTATATATATASATIPTIDLFEFNPTHLPSLRSTIAQACTDYGAFHVTNHGVPTQLLRQIKTTGLTFFNHSSINDKLTYSCDPHSFASQGYGSRMLLNDENDTVVLDWRDYFDHHTLPLSRRDPSRWPHFPENYRETVASYSDEMKGLAQKLMGLISESLGLRGSYIEDAVGELYQNITISYYPPCPQPDLTLGLQSHSDMGAITLLIQDDVGGLEVLKDDQWITVDPLSDAILVILADQTEIITNGKYRSAVHRAVTNATQARLSVATFHDPAKAVKISPSSELVNGASPRYREVVYGDYVSSWYTKGPDGKRNIDSLLLN